Proteins encoded in a region of the Buteo buteo chromosome 11, bButBut1.hap1.1, whole genome shotgun sequence genome:
- the KCNJ10 gene encoding ATP-sensitive inward rectifier potassium channel 10: MTSATKVYYSQTTQTDSRPLIGSGLRRRRVMTKDGRSNVRMEHIADKRFLYLKDLWTTFIDMQWRYKLVLFSATFAGTWFAFGVVWYLVAVVHGDLLEFDPPANHTPCVMQVHTLTGAFLFSLESQTTIGYGFRYISEECPLAIVLLITQLVLTTIMEIFITGTFLAKIARPKKRAETIKFSQNAVVAQHNGKTCLMIRVANMRKSLLIGCQVTGKLLQTHLTKEGESVRLNQVNVDFQVDTSSDSPFLILPLTFYHVVDDASPFRDVALRTGEGDFELVVILSGTVESTSATCQVRTSYLPEEILWGYEFTPAISLSASGKYVADFSLFDQVVKVTAPCCLHETVRFGDPEKVKLEESLREAAEREREGAPLSVRISNV; encoded by the coding sequence ATGACGTCAGCCACCAAGGTGTACTACAGCCAGACCACGCAGACAGACAGCCGCCCGCTCATCGGCTCGGGCCTGCGCCGGCGCCGGGTGATGACCAAGGATGGCCGCAGCAACGTGCGGATGGAGCACATCGCCGACAAGCGCTTCCTGTACCTCAAGGACCTGTGGACCACCTTCATCGACATGCAATGGCGGTACAAGCTGGTCCTCTTCTCCGCCACCTTCGCGGGCACCTGGTTCGCCTTCGGTGTCGTCTGGTACCTGGTAGCTGTGGTCCATGGGGACCTGCTGGAGTTCGACCCACCGGCCAACCACACACCATGCGTCATGCAGGTGCACACCCTCACTGGtgccttccttttctccctggagTCCCAGACCACCATCGGCTATGGCTTCCGCTACATCAGCGAGGAGTGTCCCCTCGCCATCGTCCTGCTCATCACCCAGCTGGTCCTCACCACCATCATGGAGATCTTCATCACTGGCACCTTCCTGGCCAAGATCGCCCGGCCCAAGAAACGTGCTGAGACCATCAAGTTCAGCCAAAATGCGGTGGTGGCCCAACACAACGGCAAGACCTGCCTGATGATCCGCGTGGCCAACATGCGCAAGAGCCTGCTCATCGGCTGCCAGGTGACGGGCAAGCTCCTCCAGACCCACCTCACCAAGGAGGGCGAGAGCGTCCGCCTCAACCAGGTCAACGTGGACTTCCAGGTGGACACCTCCTCCGAcagccccttcctcatcctACCCCTCACCTTCTACCACGTGGTGGATGACGCCAGCCCCTTCCGGGACGTGGCCCTACGGACGGGCGAAGGCGACTTCGAGCTGGTGGTCATCCTCAGCGGTACCGTGGAGTCCACCAGCGCCACGTGCCAGGTGCGCACCTCCTACCTGCCCGAGGAGATCCTCTGGGGCTACGAGTTCACCCCGGCCATCTCCCTCTCGGCCAGCGGCAAGTACGTGGCCGACTTCAGCCTCTTCGACCAGGTGGTGAAGGTGACGGCGCCCTGTTGTCTCCACGAGACCGTCCGGTTCGGGGACCCCGAGAAGGTGAAGCTGGAGGAGTCCCTGAGGGAGGCGGCAgagcgggagcgggagggaGCACCCCTGAGCGTCCGCATCAGCAATGTCTGA
- the F11R gene encoding junctional adhesion molecule A — MAGAVRRGGHGPWPLLRLVLLGAAAASLVGAQVTSETKEVPENKPADIPCSAYRSSWSNPRIEWKFQKGSSLVLFYYGGELTEPYKNRVQFSPTTIHFNTVTREDTGKYICEVVGDGSHIAKSEVNLIVQVPPSKPVAHVPTSATIGSKAVLRCTETDGSPPPTFRWYKDSMLMPTNPKTSLTFRNSSYTLDPVTGELIFEPLSGFDTGDYYCEAMNNVGSPQKSDVIHMEASEVNVGGIVAAVVVLLMVLALVAFGIWFAYSRGFFSKRKDSTTGKKVIYSQPSHRSEGEFKQTSSFLV, encoded by the exons ATGGCGGGAGCGGTGCGGCGGGGCGGCCACGGGCCGTGGCCGCTGCTGCGGCTGGTACTTCTCGGTGCGGCGGCCG CGTCCCTGGTGGGAGCCCAGGTCACCTCTGAGACCAAAGAAGTGCCTGAAAACAAGC CTGCCGACATCCCCTGCTCGGCATATCGGTCCAGCTGGAGTAACCCCCGCATCGAGTGGAAGTTCCAGAAGGGCTCCTCGCTGGTCCTCTTCTACTATGGGGGAGAGCTGACAG AGCCGTACAAGAACCGGGTCCAGTTCTCGCCCACCACCATCCACTTCAACACAGTGACGCGAGAGGACACAGGGAAGTACATCTGTGAGGTGGTGGGGGACGGCAGCCACATCGCCAAGTCGGAGGTGAACCTCATTGTCCAAG TGCCCCCCTCCAAGCCAGTGGCCCATGTCCCCACCTCGGCCACCATCGGCAGCAAGGCCGTGCTGCGGTGCACCGAGACGGACGGCTCACCGCCCCCCACCTTCCGCTGGTACAAGGACAGCATGCTGATGCccaccaaccccaaaaccagcctGACCTTCAGAAACTCCTCCTACACCCTGGACCCCGTCACGGGGGAGCTG ATCTTTGAGCCCCTGAGCGGCTTCGACACCGGTGACTACTACTGTGAGGCGATGAACAACGTGGGCTCCCCCCAGAAATCAGATGTTATCCATATGGAAGCCA GTGAAGTCAACGTGGGCGGCATCGTGGCTGCGGTCGTGGTGCTGCTGATGGTGCTGGCACTTGTGGCTTTCGGCATCTGGTTTGCCTACAGCCGGGGCTTCTTCAGCA agagaaaaga CAGCACCACCGGCAAGAAGGTGATTTACAGCCAGCCCTCGCACCGCAGCGAA GGAGAATTCAAGCAGACGTCCTCCTTCCTGGTGTGA
- the USF1 gene encoding upstream stimulatory factor 1 isoform X1 — MKGQQKAAETEEGTVQIQEGAVATGEDPTSVAIASIQSAATFPDPNIKYVFRTENGGTQPRLSQQVMYRVIQVADGQLDGQTEGTSAISGYPATQSMTQAVIQGAFTSEDAVETEATATETHYTYFPTTAVADTSTSAGAGTTATAVVTTQNSEALLGQPTPTGQFFVMMSPQEVLQGGAQRSIAPRAHPYSPKSEAPRATRDEKRRAQHNEVERRRRDKINNWIVQLSKIIPDCSMENTKSGQSKGGILSKACDYIQELRQSNHRLSEELQGLDQLQMDNEVLRQQVEDLKNKNLILRAQLRQHGVEIVIKNDSH; from the exons ATGAAGGG gcagcagaaagcagccGAGACGGAAGAGGGAACAGTTCAAATCCAGGAAG GTGCAGTGGCCACAGGTGAGGATCCCACCAGCGTCGCCATTGCCAGCATCCAGTCCGCAGCCACCTTCCCCGACCCCAACATCAAGTATGTCTTTCGTACAGAGAACGGCGGGACGCAG CCGCGGCTCTCTCAGCAGGTGATGTACAGGGTGATCCAAGTGGCTGACGGACAGCTGGACGGACAGACAGAAGGCACCAGTGCCATCAGCGGCTACCCTGCCACCCAGTCCATGACACAG GCCGTCATCCAGGGCGCCTTCACGAGTGAGGATGCGGTGGAGACGGAGGCTACGGCCACCGAGACTCACTACACCTATTTCCCCACCACGGCCGTGGCCGACACCAGCACTTCTGCTGGCGCAGGGACTACGGCCACCGCCGTCGTCACCACGCAGAACTCGGAGGCCCTCCTAGGGCAGCCCACCCCCACGG GGCAATTCTTCGTGATGATGTCGCCCCaggaggtgctgcagggtgGAGCGCAGAGGTCCATCGCCCCCCGCGCCCACCCTTACTCCCC GAAGTCGGAGGCGCCACGAGCCACCCGGGACGAGAAGCGCCGAGCACAGCACAATGAAG TGGAGCGCCGGCGCAGGGACAAGATCAACAACTGGATTGTGCAGCTCTCCAAGATCATCCCTGACTGCTCCATGGAGAACACCAAGTCGGGGCAG AGCAAAGGTGGGATCCTCTCCAAAGCCTGCGACTACATCCAGGAGCTGCGGCAGAGCAACCACCGCCTCTCCGAGGAGCTGCAGGGCCTTGACCAGCTCCAGATGGACAACGAGGTCTTGCGGCAGCAG GTGGAGGATCTGAAGAACAAGAACCTGATCCTGCGGGCGCAGCTCCGCCAGCACGGCGTGGAGATCGTCATCAAGAACGACAGCCACTGA
- the USF1 gene encoding upstream stimulatory factor 1 isoform X6: MKGQQKAAETEEGTVQIQEVATGEDPTSVAIASIQSAATFPDPNIKYVFRTENGGTQVMYRVIQVADGQLDGQTEGTSAISGYPATQSMTQAVIQGAFTSEDAVETEATATETHYTYFPTTAVADTSTSAGAGTTATAVVTTQNSEALLGQPTPTGQFFVMMSPQEVLQGGAQRSIAPRAHPYSPKSEAPRATRDEKRRAQHNEVERRRRDKINNWIVQLSKIIPDCSMENTKSGQSKGGILSKACDYIQELRQSNHRLSEELQGLDQLQMDNEVLRQQVEDLKNKNLILRAQLRQHGVEIVIKNDSH, encoded by the exons ATGAAGGG gcagcagaaagcagccGAGACGGAAGAGGGAACAGTTCAAATCCAGGAAG TGGCCACAGGTGAGGATCCCACCAGCGTCGCCATTGCCAGCATCCAGTCCGCAGCCACCTTCCCCGACCCCAACATCAAGTATGTCTTTCGTACAGAGAACGGCGGGACGCAG GTGATGTACAGGGTGATCCAAGTGGCTGACGGACAGCTGGACGGACAGACAGAAGGCACCAGTGCCATCAGCGGCTACCCTGCCACCCAGTCCATGACACAG GCCGTCATCCAGGGCGCCTTCACGAGTGAGGATGCGGTGGAGACGGAGGCTACGGCCACCGAGACTCACTACACCTATTTCCCCACCACGGCCGTGGCCGACACCAGCACTTCTGCTGGCGCAGGGACTACGGCCACCGCCGTCGTCACCACGCAGAACTCGGAGGCCCTCCTAGGGCAGCCCACCCCCACGG GGCAATTCTTCGTGATGATGTCGCCCCaggaggtgctgcagggtgGAGCGCAGAGGTCCATCGCCCCCCGCGCCCACCCTTACTCCCC GAAGTCGGAGGCGCCACGAGCCACCCGGGACGAGAAGCGCCGAGCACAGCACAATGAAG TGGAGCGCCGGCGCAGGGACAAGATCAACAACTGGATTGTGCAGCTCTCCAAGATCATCCCTGACTGCTCCATGGAGAACACCAAGTCGGGGCAG AGCAAAGGTGGGATCCTCTCCAAAGCCTGCGACTACATCCAGGAGCTGCGGCAGAGCAACCACCGCCTCTCCGAGGAGCTGCAGGGCCTTGACCAGCTCCAGATGGACAACGAGGTCTTGCGGCAGCAG GTGGAGGATCTGAAGAACAAGAACCTGATCCTGCGGGCGCAGCTCCGCCAGCACGGCGTGGAGATCGTCATCAAGAACGACAGCCACTGA
- the USF1 gene encoding upstream stimulatory factor 1 isoform X5 — protein sequence MKGQQKAAETEEGTVQIQEVATGEDPTSVAIASIQSAATFPDPNIKYVFRTENGGTQQVMYRVIQVADGQLDGQTEGTSAISGYPATQSMTQAVIQGAFTSEDAVETEATATETHYTYFPTTAVADTSTSAGAGTTATAVVTTQNSEALLGQPTPTGQFFVMMSPQEVLQGGAQRSIAPRAHPYSPKSEAPRATRDEKRRAQHNEVERRRRDKINNWIVQLSKIIPDCSMENTKSGQSKGGILSKACDYIQELRQSNHRLSEELQGLDQLQMDNEVLRQQVEDLKNKNLILRAQLRQHGVEIVIKNDSH from the exons ATGAAGGG gcagcagaaagcagccGAGACGGAAGAGGGAACAGTTCAAATCCAGGAAG TGGCCACAGGTGAGGATCCCACCAGCGTCGCCATTGCCAGCATCCAGTCCGCAGCCACCTTCCCCGACCCCAACATCAAGTATGTCTTTCGTACAGAGAACGGCGGGACGCAG CAGGTGATGTACAGGGTGATCCAAGTGGCTGACGGACAGCTGGACGGACAGACAGAAGGCACCAGTGCCATCAGCGGCTACCCTGCCACCCAGTCCATGACACAG GCCGTCATCCAGGGCGCCTTCACGAGTGAGGATGCGGTGGAGACGGAGGCTACGGCCACCGAGACTCACTACACCTATTTCCCCACCACGGCCGTGGCCGACACCAGCACTTCTGCTGGCGCAGGGACTACGGCCACCGCCGTCGTCACCACGCAGAACTCGGAGGCCCTCCTAGGGCAGCCCACCCCCACGG GGCAATTCTTCGTGATGATGTCGCCCCaggaggtgctgcagggtgGAGCGCAGAGGTCCATCGCCCCCCGCGCCCACCCTTACTCCCC GAAGTCGGAGGCGCCACGAGCCACCCGGGACGAGAAGCGCCGAGCACAGCACAATGAAG TGGAGCGCCGGCGCAGGGACAAGATCAACAACTGGATTGTGCAGCTCTCCAAGATCATCCCTGACTGCTCCATGGAGAACACCAAGTCGGGGCAG AGCAAAGGTGGGATCCTCTCCAAAGCCTGCGACTACATCCAGGAGCTGCGGCAGAGCAACCACCGCCTCTCCGAGGAGCTGCAGGGCCTTGACCAGCTCCAGATGGACAACGAGGTCTTGCGGCAGCAG GTGGAGGATCTGAAGAACAAGAACCTGATCCTGCGGGCGCAGCTCCGCCAGCACGGCGTGGAGATCGTCATCAAGAACGACAGCCACTGA
- the USF1 gene encoding upstream stimulatory factor 1 isoform X2 translates to MKGQQKAAETEEGTVQIQEVATGEDPTSVAIASIQSAATFPDPNIKYVFRTENGGTQPRLSQQVMYRVIQVADGQLDGQTEGTSAISGYPATQSMTQAVIQGAFTSEDAVETEATATETHYTYFPTTAVADTSTSAGAGTTATAVVTTQNSEALLGQPTPTGQFFVMMSPQEVLQGGAQRSIAPRAHPYSPKSEAPRATRDEKRRAQHNEVERRRRDKINNWIVQLSKIIPDCSMENTKSGQSKGGILSKACDYIQELRQSNHRLSEELQGLDQLQMDNEVLRQQVEDLKNKNLILRAQLRQHGVEIVIKNDSH, encoded by the exons ATGAAGGG gcagcagaaagcagccGAGACGGAAGAGGGAACAGTTCAAATCCAGGAAG TGGCCACAGGTGAGGATCCCACCAGCGTCGCCATTGCCAGCATCCAGTCCGCAGCCACCTTCCCCGACCCCAACATCAAGTATGTCTTTCGTACAGAGAACGGCGGGACGCAG CCGCGGCTCTCTCAGCAGGTGATGTACAGGGTGATCCAAGTGGCTGACGGACAGCTGGACGGACAGACAGAAGGCACCAGTGCCATCAGCGGCTACCCTGCCACCCAGTCCATGACACAG GCCGTCATCCAGGGCGCCTTCACGAGTGAGGATGCGGTGGAGACGGAGGCTACGGCCACCGAGACTCACTACACCTATTTCCCCACCACGGCCGTGGCCGACACCAGCACTTCTGCTGGCGCAGGGACTACGGCCACCGCCGTCGTCACCACGCAGAACTCGGAGGCCCTCCTAGGGCAGCCCACCCCCACGG GGCAATTCTTCGTGATGATGTCGCCCCaggaggtgctgcagggtgGAGCGCAGAGGTCCATCGCCCCCCGCGCCCACCCTTACTCCCC GAAGTCGGAGGCGCCACGAGCCACCCGGGACGAGAAGCGCCGAGCACAGCACAATGAAG TGGAGCGCCGGCGCAGGGACAAGATCAACAACTGGATTGTGCAGCTCTCCAAGATCATCCCTGACTGCTCCATGGAGAACACCAAGTCGGGGCAG AGCAAAGGTGGGATCCTCTCCAAAGCCTGCGACTACATCCAGGAGCTGCGGCAGAGCAACCACCGCCTCTCCGAGGAGCTGCAGGGCCTTGACCAGCTCCAGATGGACAACGAGGTCTTGCGGCAGCAG GTGGAGGATCTGAAGAACAAGAACCTGATCCTGCGGGCGCAGCTCCGCCAGCACGGCGTGGAGATCGTCATCAAGAACGACAGCCACTGA
- the USF1 gene encoding upstream stimulatory factor 1 isoform X4, whose protein sequence is MKGQQKAAETEEGTVQIQEGAVATGEDPTSVAIASIQSAATFPDPNIKYVFRTENGGTQVMYRVIQVADGQLDGQTEGTSAISGYPATQSMTQAVIQGAFTSEDAVETEATATETHYTYFPTTAVADTSTSAGAGTTATAVVTTQNSEALLGQPTPTGQFFVMMSPQEVLQGGAQRSIAPRAHPYSPKSEAPRATRDEKRRAQHNEVERRRRDKINNWIVQLSKIIPDCSMENTKSGQSKGGILSKACDYIQELRQSNHRLSEELQGLDQLQMDNEVLRQQVEDLKNKNLILRAQLRQHGVEIVIKNDSH, encoded by the exons ATGAAGGG gcagcagaaagcagccGAGACGGAAGAGGGAACAGTTCAAATCCAGGAAG GTGCAGTGGCCACAGGTGAGGATCCCACCAGCGTCGCCATTGCCAGCATCCAGTCCGCAGCCACCTTCCCCGACCCCAACATCAAGTATGTCTTTCGTACAGAGAACGGCGGGACGCAG GTGATGTACAGGGTGATCCAAGTGGCTGACGGACAGCTGGACGGACAGACAGAAGGCACCAGTGCCATCAGCGGCTACCCTGCCACCCAGTCCATGACACAG GCCGTCATCCAGGGCGCCTTCACGAGTGAGGATGCGGTGGAGACGGAGGCTACGGCCACCGAGACTCACTACACCTATTTCCCCACCACGGCCGTGGCCGACACCAGCACTTCTGCTGGCGCAGGGACTACGGCCACCGCCGTCGTCACCACGCAGAACTCGGAGGCCCTCCTAGGGCAGCCCACCCCCACGG GGCAATTCTTCGTGATGATGTCGCCCCaggaggtgctgcagggtgGAGCGCAGAGGTCCATCGCCCCCCGCGCCCACCCTTACTCCCC GAAGTCGGAGGCGCCACGAGCCACCCGGGACGAGAAGCGCCGAGCACAGCACAATGAAG TGGAGCGCCGGCGCAGGGACAAGATCAACAACTGGATTGTGCAGCTCTCCAAGATCATCCCTGACTGCTCCATGGAGAACACCAAGTCGGGGCAG AGCAAAGGTGGGATCCTCTCCAAAGCCTGCGACTACATCCAGGAGCTGCGGCAGAGCAACCACCGCCTCTCCGAGGAGCTGCAGGGCCTTGACCAGCTCCAGATGGACAACGAGGTCTTGCGGCAGCAG GTGGAGGATCTGAAGAACAAGAACCTGATCCTGCGGGCGCAGCTCCGCCAGCACGGCGTGGAGATCGTCATCAAGAACGACAGCCACTGA
- the USF1 gene encoding upstream stimulatory factor 1 isoform X3, whose translation MKGQQKAAETEEGTVQIQEGAVATGEDPTSVAIASIQSAATFPDPNIKYVFRTENGGTQQVMYRVIQVADGQLDGQTEGTSAISGYPATQSMTQAVIQGAFTSEDAVETEATATETHYTYFPTTAVADTSTSAGAGTTATAVVTTQNSEALLGQPTPTGQFFVMMSPQEVLQGGAQRSIAPRAHPYSPKSEAPRATRDEKRRAQHNEVERRRRDKINNWIVQLSKIIPDCSMENTKSGQSKGGILSKACDYIQELRQSNHRLSEELQGLDQLQMDNEVLRQQVEDLKNKNLILRAQLRQHGVEIVIKNDSH comes from the exons ATGAAGGG gcagcagaaagcagccGAGACGGAAGAGGGAACAGTTCAAATCCAGGAAG GTGCAGTGGCCACAGGTGAGGATCCCACCAGCGTCGCCATTGCCAGCATCCAGTCCGCAGCCACCTTCCCCGACCCCAACATCAAGTATGTCTTTCGTACAGAGAACGGCGGGACGCAG CAGGTGATGTACAGGGTGATCCAAGTGGCTGACGGACAGCTGGACGGACAGACAGAAGGCACCAGTGCCATCAGCGGCTACCCTGCCACCCAGTCCATGACACAG GCCGTCATCCAGGGCGCCTTCACGAGTGAGGATGCGGTGGAGACGGAGGCTACGGCCACCGAGACTCACTACACCTATTTCCCCACCACGGCCGTGGCCGACACCAGCACTTCTGCTGGCGCAGGGACTACGGCCACCGCCGTCGTCACCACGCAGAACTCGGAGGCCCTCCTAGGGCAGCCCACCCCCACGG GGCAATTCTTCGTGATGATGTCGCCCCaggaggtgctgcagggtgGAGCGCAGAGGTCCATCGCCCCCCGCGCCCACCCTTACTCCCC GAAGTCGGAGGCGCCACGAGCCACCCGGGACGAGAAGCGCCGAGCACAGCACAATGAAG TGGAGCGCCGGCGCAGGGACAAGATCAACAACTGGATTGTGCAGCTCTCCAAGATCATCCCTGACTGCTCCATGGAGAACACCAAGTCGGGGCAG AGCAAAGGTGGGATCCTCTCCAAAGCCTGCGACTACATCCAGGAGCTGCGGCAGAGCAACCACCGCCTCTCCGAGGAGCTGCAGGGCCTTGACCAGCTCCAGATGGACAACGAGGTCTTGCGGCAGCAG GTGGAGGATCTGAAGAACAAGAACCTGATCCTGCGGGCGCAGCTCCGCCAGCACGGCGTGGAGATCGTCATCAAGAACGACAGCCACTGA